A genomic segment from Phragmites australis chromosome 6, lpPhrAust1.1, whole genome shotgun sequence encodes:
- the LOC133922357 gene encoding peroxidase P7-like produces the protein MAALLMRVVAAAVAVASVLALGAVAQLSPTFYDGSCPSLQSIVRSGMTSAVQSEPRMGASILRLFFHDCFVNGCDASVLLDDSSTLTGEKNAAPNANSLRGFEVIDAIKSRVEAACPGTVSCADILALAARDGVNLLSGPTWAVPLGRRDTRTASQAAANSNLPSPSSSAATLVSAFASKGLDSRDLVALSGAHTIGSARCASFRSRVYNDSNINAGFATKRRQICQPQSGGSDGNLVPLDAMSSVKFDNGYFRNLVGQFGLLHSDQELFGGGAVDSITAQYARNGGAFARDFVTAMIKMGNISPLTGSNGEIRSNCRKPN, from the exons ATGGCCGCCTTGTTGATGCGAGTGGTGGCGGCCGCGGTCGCCGTGGCGTCCGTGCTCGCCCTCGGCGCCGTGGCGCAGCTCTCGCCGACGTTCTACGACGGCAGCTGCCCGAGCCTGCAGTCCATCGTGCGGTCCGGGATGACCTCCGCCGTGCAGAGCGAGCCGCGGATGGGCGCCTCCATCCTCCGCCTcttcttccacgactgcttcgtcaaT GGATGCGACGCGTCGGTGCTCCTTGACGACTCGTCGACGCTGACGGGGGAGAAGAACGCGGCGCCCAACGCTAACTCGCTGCGCGGCTTCGAGGTCATCGACGCCATCAAGTCGCGGGTCGAGGCCGCCTGCCCCGgcaccgtctcctgcgccgacatcCTCGCCCTCGCCGCGCGCGACGGCGTCAACCTG CTGAGCGGGCCGACGTGGGCGGTGCCGCTGGGCCGGCGCGACACGCGCACGGCGAGCCAGGCCGCGGCGAACAGCAACCTCCCATCCCCGTCGTCGAGCGCGGCCACGCTGGTGTCCGCGTTCGCGTCCAAGGGCCTGGACTCACGCGACCTGGTGGCGCTCTCCGGCGCGCACACCATCGGGTCCGCCCGGTGCGCGAGCTTCCGGTCCCGCGTGTACAACGACAGCAACATCAACGCCGGGTTCGCGACGAAGCGGCGGCAGATCTGCCAGCCGCAGAGCGGCGGCAGCGACGGGAACCTGGTCCCGCTGGACGCAATGAGCTCCGTGAAGTTCGACAACGGCTACTTCCGCAACCTGGTGGGGCAGTTCGGCCTGCTGCACTCCGACCAGGAGctcttcggcggcggcgccgtggACTCCATCACGGCGCAGTACGCGCGCAACGGCGGGGCCTTCGCGCGGGACTTCGTGACGGCCATGATCAAGATGGGCAACATCAGCCCGCTCACGGGGTCCAACGGCGAGATCCGCTCCAACTGCAGGAAGCCCAACTAG